The genomic stretch TTTCAGTAGGCGTAACTATCGAAGCAAACTGCGGATTGATCTCAGTCCTCGAAAACTGAACTGATACCGGATGCACCGGTCTCCAGGCCTTTTCTATATCCTGCAGGCATAGAGTAACGATCTTTTTTATAAGCCTGTGCTCAATCTGTGTAAAGTCCCGGCCTTCTATCTTCACATGTGTCTGCGCCTTGCCGCCGAATAAATTATCAACCAGCAGATATATGACTCGCGGATCAACAACAAGCAGGCTGAATCCCTTCAACGGGTCCATCCGGAATACGTTGATGCATGCAGGCAAAGGTATATGCTTCATGAATTCACCAAACTTCATCAACTCAACGGAAGCCATATTCACTTCCACCATCTTTTTAAGCGTCACAGACATGCTAACCTGAAATAGCCGTGAAAACCGTTCGCTGATTATCTCAAGGGTAGGCATCCTGCCCCTTACCACCCTTTCATGACTTGTAAGGTCATATGAGCGGCAACTGCTGTCATCTGTCGCAGACAGGTCTGTTGCCACGTCTCCGCTCTCAATCCCCTTCAGCAGGGCATTTACTTCTTCCTGTGATAGTATCTTTTCCATATCATCTCTCTATTGCATCACGAACTCAGTGAAATAAACCGCTTTGACTTTCCCTGTGCTGACAAAATGATTGATCCTTGCAACCATATCATCCTGCAA from Nitrospirota bacterium encodes the following:
- the fliM gene encoding flagellar motor switch protein FliM, with amino-acid sequence MEKILSQEEVNALLKGIESGDVATDLSATDDSSCRSYDLTSHERVVRGRMPTLEIISERFSRLFQVSMSVTLKKMVEVNMASVELMKFGEFMKHIPLPACINVFRMDPLKGFSLLVVDPRVIYLLVDNLFGGKAQTHVKIEGRDFTQIEHRLIKKIVTLCLQDIEKAWRPVHPVSVQFSRTEINPQFASIVTPTEIVIVIAFNIEVEGVPGKLQVCIPYPCIEPIKEKLQAGYQSDNYEVDTKWMERFKQQLADCSLNISVELGGTTIKIKDVLNLSVGDILILDKPADENITASIEGKPRYSGRPGVYKGNLAFQIMKPY